The nucleotide sequence CCTGGCTGAAGTTGTTGCATCCACTCCTGGCTTGAGTGAGCACTTGCTCTCCCAGTTTGCTTGTGAGCAGAGAGGTTAGGGTGCGACATCCCAAGGGGTGCCATGCCCTGGGGTGCTGCCTCGTGCCTCAGTTCCAGCTGGTGACAAGCTGTCATGTTTTCCGTCTGTTTAAATCACAGCAGGGTTGACTTGTCCTTTAATGAACCAACAAGAATAATCTTCAGGCAGTTATTTGGGCAAATGGATTCTTAAATTCTGCTTGCTTTCTGGGTGGGGAGTGAGGATTTGCTGGAAATTAATAGGAGAAGGGACAACTCCCCTCTCCCATGCTGTCCTTGTCCAGCTGCccagtggcagcagccaggctgttgTCACTCCGTGTGTGTGCTCTGAAGCTCTGCATGctcagaaggaaggaaggcagaaggCCGATGTAATTTTCGAGATCATCCTGTGTGATGAGATTAGCAATATATCACAACAGGGAGAATTGCTTTCTGGCTGAACCACGGTTCAGGCCAAGCCCACCCCGAGCCTGTGTCGGCAGCAGTGGATGCTCAGGGGTGATGGGCATCTGCTCTGGGACACGCCTCTGGGTACAGGGGCCCTGGCCTCTGTAGGGTCAGCAAGGTCAGGCTTAATAAATTTAAAACGTGGCTAATTTGCTCATCAAAAGGGCAGTAAATGGAGGAGGAGTGAGATTTGAGCTCGGTACAGCAATTCCCAAATGTtggtgcagccccagccctggccacagcagcccctggagctaATCTAAGCaccctgtgtgtgcacagggagTGAAATGTTTACAATAACGTAGTTTAAATCCGATTTTCTGACCTGAAAGAATTGCATGCTCTGGATAAATACAGTGTTTGTGAAGCTTATCTCATGCAGGCGGTTTGTTTTGGGGGTAGGAGAAGGGGCTCTGGTCCCTGGTCGTGGGGGGCAGTTGATGTTGGGTGTTTGGCGTGTTGATGACACGCTGTCCTTCGCCAGGTATCTCTTAATCATCTCCTTAAAGGGGTTAATATGTGAAGAAGCAACTGCTGCCTGACACAAAGCTGGTGTTGTTCCTGCCCCGCTCCCCTGGGATGCTGTGACAGTCTGCTCAGGATTCCCgctgcagctcggagcagcCCGGCCCTGCGAGCCGTGTCATGTGGCTGTGGCGAGGCCCGGCTCCGTCTGCCGCCGCCGAGGGGAACAAACGGCGCTTTCACTGCGCCCGACAAACCTCCCTCTTCCTCAAATTAACCAGGGATTGCATGCTGATTTGTCTCTCCTGTTCTTTCATGCTTCACCAAACCTGGATCTGCTTTACCCAGCAAGCAGAAGCATAATGAAGTAGAAAGTGAAATTACTTGATCAGCATCAGCGAGTTGTTTTTCACCGCTGACCCGGCTCCGTGTGCGCTGGAAGATGCAGACTGGctgccccttcctgcagcagcccggGCCCGAGAACAGCTCAGCTGAGCGGCTTCAGCCCCccagtgctctgtgcagaggAGAGAAGCTGTGCCTGGCTCTTGAGTaggctttgtggttttgggaGGGCTGTCCTTGCAGGCTGGAGGCTGTGCCGAGGCTGCGGTGCTGCTGTCCTGCGCAGTCCGTGCCCTGCCATGCTTGCCCGGCTCGGGGGATGCTGTGCCCATGGCTGCATGCCCTGCCATGCTTGCCCAGCTCAGGAGATGCTGTGCCCGTGGCTGCATGCCCTGCCATGCTTGCCCGGCTGGGGGGATGCTGTGCCCGTGGCTGCATGCCCTGCCGTGCTTGCCCGGCTGGGGGGATGCTGTGCCCGTGGCTGCATGCCCTGCCGTGCTTGCCCGGCTCGGGGGATGCTGTGCCCGTGGCTGCATGCCCTGCCATGCTTGCCCGGCTCGGGGGATGCTGTGCCCGTGGCTGCATGCCCTGCCATGCTTGCCCGGCTCGGGGGATGCTGTGCCCGTGGCTGCATGCCCTGCCATGCTTGCCCGGCTCGGGGGATGCTGTGCCCGTGGCTGCATGCCCTGCCATGCTTGCCCGGCTCGGGGGATGCTGTGCCCGTGGCTGCATGCCCTGCCATGCTTGCCCGGCTCGGGGGATGCTGTGCCCGTGGCTGCATGCCCTGCCATGCTTGCCCGGCTCGGGGGATGCTGTGCCCGTGGCTGCATGCGCAGCCAGCAGCGGGGTGGCCGCTGTCACTGGGCAGGACGTGGCTTTGGGTACCAGGTGCCCCAGGCACCAACCCTTAACGTGGCACACCCGAGGCAGGACTGTGGCTGGGCCTTGCTGAGAAACTGCCCCAGAGCTCGCTCTGGTTTGAGCTGTAGCTGCCACCAGCTGACCTGGCGGTCACTCTGGTTCCAGAGCTGGCCCCAGAACAGGTGGGTGAGCCAAGAGGGTTTGAGCTTTGTCtgagccagctcctgctcattgCTCTGTAACCGCTGGCTTAAGGTGCCATCAGTGGCCGGACTGCAAAGGGTACATGTATGGGAAGGGAGGGGCTGGAAATGGACAtgcaaaattgcattttgaGACATGTAATTGCCAAGCACTTAATGCAGTTGACccctttctttctgaaaatccaGTGATTCCCCGTGGCTCAGAGACAGGTTGGGCATGGGCAGCAGCCGGGCAAGGGCGTTGGACTCTGGGCATGATGCGGGGCTCCATCCCCCTTGCAAATATTTACTTTactctgtgaaaacaaaatacatttgggGTTGGGAAATATATCTGGGCAGCGTTTCTGGAGATGCCTCAGTGTGTGGGTGCAGAaggggggcagccctgggggtgcagggTGTGCACCCTGGGGTGGGGACCTCGCTCTGGTGGCAGTGCCATACCCAGCCCGTGCTCCCGGTGACGCCAGCCGTGGCTGTGCCTTCCTGGCACTGGTAGCTGCTGGTTTCAGGCTGTGATATGCCTGCTGTACAAGTGACCTGTCTGGTGTGGGTGTTTCCTGCTGACATTGCATCAGCTACTGCTCTCCTCTGAGCAGGGTCTCTgttgtttccttggcctggtGCCCTCTTTATCCCTCCTGGAGTGTCTTTTGAcctgtttttttaattactagTGCAGAATAGGCCTTCTAGGTTGCCCCTTCTCAGTATCTTCATGtcaagattttgttttccacttCATTCTTAAGCCTCAAACGACACCAAGAGGGCCGTGGCTGGCACAGTGAAGCTGGCGAGGGGTGCTGTGCATGGTGGCTgtcctgctgtgccatgggagctgctggggacacagggctgagcttgctgctgtttgctttggggCCTGGTGCTGCCGCTGGGTGTCAGCTTAAACTGAAACCTAATCAGgctcagcctgagctgtgccagggcacgaggtcagcaggagaggagagggggaagaaacgtggctggggagctgccctggggactcagggcttgtgctgctgcctgcccggGGGTGTGACATGCTGGGGGCTTGGAGCCTGGTGTGGGGATGTTTTTGTGGTGCCTGTTGGGGTGCCTCTGCCAAGCAAGTGCCAGCCCTCGGTGCTGCAGTCTGGAACGGCTGCCCTTCTCCAGGCACACAGCTGGGTTTCCTGTTATAATGATATTTCCTAATTAAATCTCCCTAATTAAGCAGCCAAAGGTGCTGTTGGTTAAGCTGCAGTGCTGTCTCACAGCCTGGTAGTCAGGTTTGGCCGGGTGCATCCCCCTTGTCACCCAGCTGGGTTCCCACACGtgccccattccctgcccttccccgCTCTGCCGCGGCACGTGCAGCCCAGGGGCCCTCCTGGCACGGGAGTGAAACCCAGCAGGAGGCTGGCAGTGCTTCCAAAAGACCctgatttcttttccctgcaaaaGCTGATGCTCATGGAAAtactcctttttcttcctccttgcaGTGAACACCTACCTCTTCATGATGCAAGCCCAAGGCATCATGATCCGAGAGAACATGCGAACTATAGGAGCTCAGGTGTACGAGCAGGTGGTCCGCAGTGCCTATGCCAAGAGGAACAGCAGTGTCAATGACTCAGGTACTTCTTCAATAACTGTAATTTTATTCAAGGTCCCATTCTCGTTGAAAATTAAGTTGAAGGCGTTAATTTATGCTGGTAAATGCAGGATGGAAGCTTTGATTAATTGTCTGcggcttttatttttatatgtaaaatatatatagaaCATAAAAATACCCtatatatatagaaatattgtcaaaatattaaaattatatttatttatttatatatgtaaaaaGTTCAAATGCTTCTAACTTGTATAAGGGATGAAAATCTTGAAAGGTCTGAAGTGATGGGATTTGATCTGAAAACCTCTTTGCTTTCCAGGAATTCAACTTGTAGCTTCAACGAGTCTGAGGGTAAACACTTTCAAATTCAGTGCAAGGATCAggtttcatatttaaaaaatgccttcCCAGGCGTGCGCCTGCgcagagccctggctctgggcacgTGGAGGAGCCTGTGCCCGTAAGCTTCACTCTTCCCATGCAAGTATGAACCGAGCTGACTTGGCTGGAGATCTGCCACAAGTAATCTATTGAACTCTGGGCAGGATGTGGGGAGTGGAGCGCAGGCTcgccctcccagccctcccagcctctGCATCACCCACGCACGGGAGCCTGTGGGGCTCCGAGCTGTGCGGTCAGTGCGGTGCAGTGAGGCAGAACTGCCCCTGGCTGTGTGCGAGGTGCTGCTGCCGGGCTGCTGACACCCagcctgtcccttccctgctggcacCTCCCCACAGCCTCACGCCAGTGCTGTTGGCATCAGGCTGGCGTggggagctcagctcagctcctcgCCCGCCGGGGttcagcagcaggggctgacaGAGTTTTACAAGGCAGGATCATTTTCTCATTAGCAGAAGTACGAGCCGTGTCCttgctgcccagcctgctgaGGTGCAGGCACCAgttcagctgtgccctggctggggatggCACGGGAGGGGAATTATCGACTTACGAGGAGATGAACACCCCGGGTCACCCCTGTGCTCCACGAAgtcagccagggcagccaccCTGGGCTATTTTTAAGACTGGAAACATCAAGTAAGGCAGAGGCAGGGTGAGGAAGTGGCTGATCCCCTGAAGGGAGGAGGGTTAGAGGCTCCATTGCTGCAGCTTGAGGTGGTGAGAGCCTTCATCCTGCTGGGGctctgtcctggggggcatcaggtGATCCAGGAACCTgtgtcctcctgcagcaggcGGGGAGCTGGTGACCACAGTGCCAGTgacaccagtgctgctgctgccatatTGGGCTTTGCTTGAGcctcatcccagccccagctgcgCAGGCACGTGAGGACACCGTCcctccccaggagccccagccaCGAGGACAGTTTTAGCACATACAAGCACTGTGCGCCGTCCTTGGGCGAccttccctggcaggcaggTCAGAGCAGACGCAGGATGGGTGGTGGTGACGTCTGGAAGGCACTTGGTGCTGTGGCCACAAGGCCTGCACTAGCACTGGGGTCAGAaccttccctccctggcagaTTTGGGGTGCCCGGGTGGGTGTCACTGCCTGGAGAGGGCATTGTCCCCACACTGCTGTGGCAGTGAGGCCCTGTGACAGCTGCGAGAGGAAACCCAGCAAAAAAGGCAGCCCTTGGTGCAAAACAGAGTTGAGCTTCACTGTGGGCAGGGACCTGGGCTGAGTACTGTGGGTGTGCTCTGGTAATGGGAGTTTACAGGGAAAATTGCTTCTAGAAATCTGGAGCAGTATCAAGCACCCAAAATAACATCTATCCTACTTGAAAAGCCCTTAGGTTCTGTGTACAGCCTATCTTGAGTTTTGCGATAGTTTGGATACTGTTTACTTGAGCAGATAAACAAGGTTACTGACATGATGTTACATACTAGCACCCACAGCGAATGCCTCGTTCAGGAGGAAAACCTTCAAACACCTTCAGGGGCTGCCCGGGAGGGTCAAGGATGGGGAgtggggaggtgctggggctTGGGGGCTCCTCTGCTCTTGCATGGCAGGAAGTAGAGGGAAGTCAGTGTGCAATGTGAGAGTTTTTATTGATCCTCTGAGGAGGATTCCAGGCAGGATTGCCCTGTGTAGGATATTGCACGGGCAGTCCTAGCTGGCATTGAGACTTGCCTCTCTCCTGTTGGGAAAGgccctgctggaggagccaTCCCCTCTTGCTGTGCCAGGGTCCTTCAGGGACAAGGCACTGGTAGCTTTTTCCTCCAAGACCCACGTGCTCCTTTGTGATTCCTAAAGGCAATGCTCAAATTCCTCCTTTGGCcagaaaatgcaaagttttCTTTGGTGTGGTGCTCCTGCAGGTGCCTGTCCCAGGGTTAGGATGAGCACCCAGCTGTGTTGCAAGGCTGGAGCGTGTTCCACTgggggcacagctgtgctggtggggaCATCCTCAGCTGTGGCTGACTTTGGAGTCTGCTCACAGTAGCATGGGGAGGTGCCTGGAAATAACAGATCCATAACTCAGGTGAaagcttctccttttttttatttttttttttttatttttttctcccctagATTATCCTCTTGATCTGAGCCACAATGACACCTTTCTGCAAGCCACAACGTTTCTTCCTGAAGATTTCACCTACTTCCCCAACAATACCTGTCCTGAGAGGCTCCCTTCTATGAGTGAGTGGCATCCTgtgcccctctcctgctccccatgGCTTTGGAGGGCACTCAGTGGCATTCCCAGTCTCACCACCATTGCACCTTTCCCTGCCAGGCACCTGGGATGAATGGGAGCACTGTTCAGAGCCAGCTCCCTCCTGGGAAATCATTGTTTACCCACCCTCAGGAATTAATCCCTGCTGTGTCGGAGGCATGTCTCCCTGCTGAAGTAGGAGCCCATTGCCTGgcaaacacaaacaaaagagGGATTGTGTGCTGGGAGCCGGTGGaaaggctctgccagccctttTCCAGGGGCAGTGACAGCGGGGTGGCTCCCTGTGCCTCGGCAGTGCTGccagtcccagccctgagctgcgctggggctgctgtgggacatggagctgcagctgggggaaaTGCTTCCACCAAAGCTACCCTCAGGTGGAAAAGTGGGATTGTGAGGGCAAGTGTTTCCAAAGTGGAGGAATGTTCTCTGCTGAGGGGGGGGGTTTAATCTGCtggaagcaggcagggaggagcagaggggtaCCCCTGGCGTGGGGCTCTCACAGAGAGCCACAGAGGCTGAGGTGTTacaccagcagcatttcctaaTTGCTtttgctggtgctggtgggagaaaaggagctgagtgctggggatggagggcagggatgcagcaaagtgctgccccagcacctcagCATGTCCTCACcccctctgcttctcctgctctgcagagggccCCATTGATGTAAATATGAGCGAGATCACCATGGAGGACATCCACCAGTTCTTCTCTAGAGACCCTTCCATCAAGCTGGGAGGGCACTGGAAGCCGAGTGACTGCCTGCCTCGCTGGAAGGTaactgggagctgggcagccccGTGTCCTGCTCGTGTGGAGGGTGTTCCTGGGggcacctctgctgtgctgcatccTCAGTGCAGTGATGGGAGCAGCTCTGAACTGTGGGAatgcagtgcccagggaaggaaTAGTGAGCTCAGTGAGCTGCttcagtgtccccagtgctgggcagacaGGACAAGGGGGCACTGCAAGTCTCCCTTGCACTCGAGGTGACATTGaatttttccaaagcagcaatTCCTCAAAAGCTGAATAGGAAATGCATGTTTTGGGAGTTGGGAGGGTTTCAGGCTCTCTGCATGGGAGAGCTTAGAGTGCTTGGttagtgctgctcctgctcctctaaGCCCACTCCAggccagctgctgcccagcccgGGTCGGTGAGTGAgggccctgctctctgctcctcaggtgGCGATCCTGATCCCATTCCGCAATCGATACGAGCACCTGCCCGTCCTCTTCAGACACCTCATTCCCATGCTGCAGCGGCAGCGTTTACAGTTCGCCTTCTACGTCGTGGAGCAGGTGAGGGCGGGGGGCAGGCACAGGAgtgtccctgccaggggtcATGTTGCAATGTGTCAGTTGTCCCGTTCTGTCTGAAAGTGGCACAGCTAGGAGATTACTGGTGCCCAGAAATTAATggttttatatgaaaaatagaaaCTGGGGATTtgtggtgttttattttttaaattctgttttgtaggagttattttttaaaaaataacttgttATTTTCTGGACCAGGTATTTGCAGTTCAGACAatgcttcaggttttttttgtatatCTCTGCAGTAGTTCCAGGCAGCATCCCCTAGGCATAGGAATGGCCTGACCAGAGTTAGGCATTTCATGTAGAACGTGACTGTAGTTTCATGTGTACATGAACCTCTCACTTAAGCTGTTTGGCTTCATCCATGCAGTAAATCTGCCTCCATATTTAGCTCTAGCTGAAACAGATTGATcaaaattgggttttttttcaagtgtctGAGTAACAAGGCTTTGGCATCTTTATTTTTACTCCTGTATAGTAAATTGAATATGCCAGTGTTGGTTGATCTCACTGGTCTGCTCCGGTACATCACTTCTTTCACGGTGCCAGTATGGAGCTGTTGCCCTCTGCAGTTTTCTAGACAGGGCTGGGAACACGCACAGAGCAGGAACTGCAGGGACTCCTCTTGAGAAGGAACTTTCTCCCTGCTAGGCTGGAAACCAACCCTTCAACCGTGCCATGCTCTTCAACGTTGGCTTTCGGGAAGCAATGAAGGACTTGGACTGGGACTGCCTCATCTTCCACGACGTGGACCACATACCAGAGAACGACCGGAACTACTACGGCTGCGGACAGATGCCCCGGCACTTTGCAGCCAAGCTGGATAAGTACATGTACCTGTAAGCActgttcctcctccctgctgccacaaCTGCTAGGACCCACTGCTAGATTtcatttatctatttttaaGGCAGAGAATgagtctgggttttttttcaggctttgtGCATGAGAGGGAATGTCAGAGAGCatcctcagggctggggctttCCCAAGGCAGGTGGGAGAGCCCCGTGCAGTGGCTCTGCCCTGACCCTTCTCTCCTGCTCAGGCTCCCGTACAACGAGTTCTTCGGGGGGGTGAGTGGCCTGACTGTCGAGCAGTTCCAGAAGATCAACGGGTTCCCCAACGCcttctggggctgggggggcgAGGATGACGACCTCTGGAACAGGTATGGGCTCCGTGGGCCCCAGGGTGGTTCTGTGAGCTGAGCCTGGCACCGAGTGCTCGGAGGGGACAGTGGCTACCCCAGGCAGGGGCACATGCTTGGAGGGAACAGTGGCCACCCTGGGCAGGGGTGTTGGGCTCgctgtgcctgcctgccctgtgctggctctgtggggcaggggctgctcctgcctgctcgGGCAGTgtgtgggaagcagaggagtgctggctgggaagctgctggctctgtgcagtgtcccacactgctgctgagcGGGGCTCCGGggggctgagggctgtgggatgtgcctgagcccagggcagcggGAGGTTTGCGTGGCTGCTCTGTGGGTGGGAAGGCTGAGCCATGGCCAGAGCCCCGGGAGCTCTGACTGCAGCCCTGGAAGCACTGCCTGCACAGCAAACACAACGGgtgattattttctgtttattttattttatttctcccctTTCTAATGCAGAGTACAGTATGCAGGCTACTCGGTGACTCGACCAGAAGGAGACACAGGGAAATACAAATCAATTCCCCACCATCATCGGGGAGAAGTGCAGTTCCTAGGAAGGCAAGTAAATTGTTTTAAGAATCCTAAAGCCTTTCACAAGGAGTCTGTATCATGTAAGAGGTTCCCTGCAGCTGTTTGAGGGTGGTGACAGCCTGAACTGTTGAAGGAAGCTGACTGCAGGGAGATGGAGGCAGAGTGTTGCCAGGattcctccatccctgcagtgaGGGGTCCTTGCTGTGTGGCTGCTCAGATGCCATCCAAAAGAGGGGATTGTCAGCATGGCAGGCTCAGGGCCTGTCCTTTATCTCCAGAGGATGTACAGAGGTGGCTGTTGCCAGGTGTCAGAGAAGTTCCATGTTTCTAGAAGAGCCTGAGCTCCGTGCTGGAGGAGGCAtggctcagcctgcaggaagcacagagcagggctgtcctgcagttGGCTGCTGAAGCTtcaggtgtccctgcagcactcacAAAGCCCAACAGCAGCACCCTCTCCGTTCTCATTTCTGCCTCTTGGCCCCAGACTGGGGTGGGTGTacagagccctgagctcagggtgTGCTCTCCTGTGAGGCTGCAGACATCCATCAGGAGTGGTAGCTGTCCCCTGGACCCAAGGAGGACAAATGCTGTGCGAGCATTTTTCTCAAGATAAATCCtccctggagctctccaggagggctccagccccttgtCCCAGAGCCAGGGTTGTTTCAGAGAGTACCTGAGCTGACTGATTGCTTTTGCCTGAAGACTACAGTGGAATTTGAGTCTTCTGAAAAGTGTGCAACAGAGAACCAGGGAAATACATCTTTCACAAACACCTTCAGGAATTAACACTTGtagctgagcagctgctggacaaGCAGTGCAAGCTCTGTTCTGCAGAGGGGCTGTagactgctgctgcagagatttGAGCTCTCTGCTGGTCTTCTTTTGCAGCAGACActtttttggtggtgtttccATTTGAGTTTCCATCTTTAGCCCtacttttcatttctctgttgGACATCAGGCACAGACAGAGATGCTTCTCTTACTTCACTCTTGAAAAAGAGAAgttgctttttgtttaaataacCATATTTAGTCAAACCAGTGAAGCATGGCAGGCTGATAATGCCGTGGGACTGAGCTCTGGTTCCTGGTACTTCCCCTGACTCATGGCACAACCCTTCCCTGGTCCCTTCTCTGTGCCCAGGTCTTAGCCCAGCTCCCACTCGCCCTGGGGCCTCCAGGCCCCCAGCACAGTGCTGAAGGGAGTCACTGTACTGCTGAGATatttctgcctgttttcctctcccagccctcctctttCTATTTCCTCATGCTGCCTCTCAATGTGTTTGAGGCTGATTTTGTGCACAGCTGCAGTTTCCTTCCCCATACTGCCATTCTGCTGGTTTTACTTCCTCGCCCCCATCCCTCAGACTAAAGCCATTTAGTTCTGTTCTTGTTCATGTCTGGTTTCATAAAGGTGGCAAGGACCACATCCCCCCTCAGCTGTGTCTCTCTGGGATGGTGTGGAAGGTGGGCTTGGCAGGAcccccaggctcagcccccCCGGGAATGGGACCTGCAGGCTTTGGGCAGGTGCCACAGGTTGTTTTGGCAGCTGAGTGCTTGCTGGTGGCACAGTGAGCATTCTGCCCTTCATCAAGTGATGGACTTCTCTGCAGTTTTCTGATATTTACTAACACAGGGTGTTTAAATGTGATGGTTGCCTTTATTAAGGACTCGGAAGTTCATTGTTTTGTagctgctcctgggcttggCTCTGTGAAAGGTGTTCTGGTAGCCCTGGGGGGAGTGTGCAGGTGCTGTGAGATACATGGAAGTGACTCTGGCCTCTGGTTCTCGTTGCACAGGTACGCCTTGCTGAGGAAGTCAAAAGAAAGGCAAGCCCTGGACGGCCTCAATAACTTGAACTACTTTCCAAACGTCACATATGACGCCTTGTATAAGAACATCACTGTTAACCTGACACCGGAGCTGGCTCTGGTGACCGAATATTAAGAGCAGAAAATAACTTTGCTCTGCCCTCCACCAAGAAAGCACCATGCTAGACTTTCTTTTCCAAGGGTTATTGAGGACAAGCAACACTTTGTCTAATGAAGGATCACAGTATTTTGGAGAATGAGGCTGAAAGTGCACGCACAAATTGCCCTAGCTGTACCAATCCAGACCGATACCTGGGCAGCGAGCTCAGCAGTCTCTATTTTTTCTGCCACTTGCTTTCTGGGTTTCAGGACAACGGTTCGACCTGCTGCTCTCGTCTCCACATTCCTCCTCTAGCAATCTCTGGCACTGGGACTCTCCTGGGATGTGCTTTCTCCTCTGGGAAGCGGCTCAGCTGAGGGACTCTGGCTTCTTGACGGTGAACATCGCGAGCAATTTGGTTGGCAACTGCCCTGGTGGGAGATCAGACGATTTCTGATGTCATTCTTCTATGTCTGTGCGGTTTTTAAATGACCTGCTTGAAGTGCATACAACAGAATCGCTTCTTAAAGAAGTGTAAGTGTAAATATGCTGTATAAATCgcccctttttatttttctcctatgGCTCATGTCCAAGCGAGAGGTTTACATACAGTCACTCATTGCAGTCCTGAGTTCTGAAAACACTTGTGTGAGCATCACTGTACTTGTGCAAGGTGTTCCCTTTTAAGCCAGTGAGCCTGCCTGCATGATTCCAGCTGGGCATATGCAGAAATGTTTGTGGGCCAGGGCCCAGAACCTTCCAGTGCAGTGGGTGAGAAATACAGCCAGGTCATCACTCATTCCAGAAACCACAGGGCTGGCTTATTCCAGGGAGGGTGGGGAAATGGGAATATTTATTCCAAACCCTCccttttctgtcacttttggaGCGTGATGTGCAAATGAGTCCAAAAGCCCTGTGGAAGGTGGTCCcgtggctgtggctctgtgtcccactggcagcagggctcagcccagggggCCAGGATGGAGCCACTGCTCCCACGTGAGCCCTCCCCACAGCAGCGCTTGCCCCCACTCTGGAACGTGCTGGAATGGTTGGGGAGGTTGGTTTAGTTTGTATTTATTGTGTaaatccagcagcacagaggtgctgTCAGAGGCAGGCAGTGCCTTGTGCTGTCCCCCTTGGTACTTGGCAGCACTGGAATGGGCACAGCCATGGGACGGGGCACAGCTCAGTGAGAGACATGAAGGACAGGTGAAAATATGAGGActgggagccagagctgggtCTGACAGCCCATCCAGCCATCCAATGTCATCCCTCTTTCCTTCACGCCGTGGGCAGGCTGCACTTCAGGCCCTGTCCCCAcggacacagcccagcccttACACAGCACTGACACCACCACTTTCACTGGACCTCTCTGACTTAAAAGTAAATACATTGGGTGTTGGTTTTAGTTTGTATTTCCACACAACAAGGGCGGTACTTGACCTCCGAGGGACTTTAACTCTTTTCATTGCATTG is from Serinus canaria isolate serCan28SL12 chromosome 20, serCan2020, whole genome shotgun sequence and encodes:
- the B4GALT5 gene encoding beta-1,4-galactosyltransferase 5, with amino-acid sequence MRWPRGPRGAWRLLPRRSLLAALFLFSLSSSFLYFVYVAPGIVNTYLFMMQAQGIMIRENMRTIGAQVYEQVVRSAYAKRNSSVNDSDYPLDLSHNDTFLQATTFLPEDFTYFPNNTCPERLPSMKGPIDVNMSEITMEDIHQFFSRDPSIKLGGHWKPSDCLPRWKVAILIPFRNRYEHLPVLFRHLIPMLQRQRLQFAFYVVEQAGNQPFNRAMLFNVGFREAMKDLDWDCLIFHDVDHIPENDRNYYGCGQMPRHFAAKLDKYMYLLPYNEFFGGVSGLTVEQFQKINGFPNAFWGWGGEDDDLWNRVQYAGYSVTRPEGDTGKYKSIPHHHRGEVQFLGRYALLRKSKERQALDGLNNLNYFPNVTYDALYKNITVNLTPELALVTEY